In Oceaniferula flava, one genomic interval encodes:
- the fabV gene encoding enoyl-ACP reductase FabV, with translation MIVKPKIRGFICITSHPDGCAANVQEQIDYVKSQPKVENGPKSVLVIGSSAGYGLASRIVPAFSSGANTLGLFFEKPGTEKRTGSAGWYNTAAFEKAATEEGLFAKSLNGDAFSHDLKKQAIDIIQKEMGKIDLVVYSLASPRRTDPDTGETYSSVLKTTGGDYTNKTLNTDKGEVSEVTIGAATEEEIENTIKVMGGEDWELWMNALADADVLADGVKTVAYSYIGPELTWPIYTDGTIGQAKKDLEKSCSKLNDKLSALNGEAYVSVNKALVTQASSAIPVVPLYISILYKEMKAKGLHEGCIEQIQRLFSDRLYSGDPQLDDASRIRIDDWEMRDDIQAAVAESWKKISNENFTDLADFQGYQDEFLRLFGFGIDGVDYEAETDPETAPASLA, from the coding sequence ATGATCGTTAAACCTAAAATTCGCGGCTTCATCTGCATCACGTCCCACCCCGACGGTTGCGCGGCCAATGTCCAAGAACAAATCGACTACGTCAAATCCCAGCCCAAGGTCGAAAACGGCCCGAAGAGCGTGCTGGTGATCGGTTCCTCCGCCGGCTACGGCCTCGCCTCACGCATCGTGCCCGCCTTTTCCTCCGGCGCGAACACACTCGGCCTGTTCTTTGAAAAACCAGGCACTGAAAAACGCACCGGATCGGCTGGCTGGTACAATACCGCCGCTTTTGAAAAAGCTGCCACAGAAGAAGGCCTGTTCGCCAAGTCATTGAACGGCGATGCCTTTTCCCACGATCTGAAGAAGCAGGCGATTGACATCATCCAGAAGGAAATGGGCAAGATCGACCTCGTCGTCTACTCCCTCGCCTCCCCCCGCCGCACCGATCCTGACACCGGCGAGACCTACTCGTCCGTGCTCAAAACCACCGGCGGCGATTACACCAACAAAACACTCAACACCGACAAAGGTGAAGTCTCCGAGGTCACCATCGGTGCCGCCACCGAGGAAGAAATCGAGAACACCATCAAGGTGATGGGTGGCGAAGACTGGGAGCTGTGGATGAACGCCCTGGCCGATGCCGACGTGCTCGCTGACGGAGTGAAAACAGTCGCCTACTCCTACATCGGACCTGAACTGACATGGCCGATCTACACCGATGGCACCATCGGTCAGGCGAAGAAGGATCTGGAAAAATCCTGCTCCAAGCTCAACGACAAGCTCTCAGCGCTGAACGGCGAGGCCTATGTCTCCGTCAACAAAGCCCTGGTCACCCAAGCCTCCTCCGCCATCCCCGTGGTGCCGCTTTACATCTCCATTCTCTACAAGGAAATGAAAGCCAAGGGGCTGCACGAAGGCTGCATCGAACAAATCCAGCGCCTGTTCTCCGATCGCCTCTACTCCGGCGACCCTCAACTCGACGACGCCAGTCGTATCCGCATCGACGATTGGGAAATGCGCGACGACATCCAAGCCGCCGTTGCCGAGTCCTGGAAAAAGATCTCCAACGAGAACTTCACCGACCTCGCCGATTTCCAAGGCTACCAAGACGAGTTCCTCCGCCTCTTCGGCTTCGGCATCGACGGTGTCGACTACGAAGCAGAGACCGATCCGGAAACCGCGCCGGCGTCACTGGCGTAG
- the asnS gene encoding asparagine--tRNA ligase, translating into MRTLIKRALSSDSSLDTITIKGWVRTRRDSKEFSFLEMNDGSCLANIQCVADAGIPGYEDIAKMTTGAAVGITGKLVESPGKGQKWEIHATSVELIGEAPADYPLQKKGHTPEFLRSIAHLRPRANLYGAVFRMRSRMAQAVHRFFAERDFNYVHTPIITDSDCEGAGEMFRVTTLDPAKAEAQQFENDFFEKPTYLTVSGQLEGEAFATALSNIYTFGPTFRAENSNTTRHASEFWMIEPEMAFCDLQGDMDLAEEFTKYLVDDALNNSEGDLDIFARFVDKGLLERLKFVSEKPFQRVSYTEAVEILEKSGKKFDYKVEWGVNLQSEHERYLTEEHFKCPVTVYNYPKSVKPFYMRTNEPDEKGRETVTAMDVLVPGIGEIIGGAQREERMDVLQANMAAHNLSEEDYGWYLDLRKYGSCPHAGFGMGFERMLMFVTGMKNIRDVIPFARTPGSCEF; encoded by the coding sequence ATGCGAACGCTTATTAAACGTGCTCTCAGCAGCGATTCATCCCTCGATACTATCACCATCAAAGGCTGGGTCCGCACCCGGCGCGACTCGAAGGAGTTCTCCTTCCTGGAAATGAACGACGGCTCGTGCCTGGCCAACATCCAGTGCGTGGCCGATGCCGGCATCCCCGGATACGAGGACATTGCCAAGATGACCACGGGCGCCGCAGTCGGGATCACCGGCAAATTGGTCGAGTCCCCGGGCAAAGGCCAGAAGTGGGAAATCCACGCCACCAGCGTCGAGCTCATCGGTGAAGCACCGGCCGACTACCCACTGCAGAAAAAGGGTCACACCCCCGAGTTCCTGCGCAGCATCGCTCATCTACGTCCGCGCGCTAACCTTTACGGCGCGGTTTTTCGCATGCGTAGTCGGATGGCGCAGGCAGTGCACCGCTTTTTTGCCGAGCGCGATTTTAACTACGTGCACACCCCCATCATCACTGACTCCGATTGCGAAGGTGCCGGGGAGATGTTCCGCGTCACCACCCTCGACCCCGCCAAAGCCGAGGCGCAGCAGTTTGAAAACGACTTCTTTGAAAAACCCACCTACCTCACCGTCAGCGGGCAGTTAGAAGGTGAGGCCTTTGCCACCGCCCTCTCGAACATCTACACCTTCGGCCCCACCTTCCGTGCAGAAAACTCGAACACCACACGCCACGCCTCCGAGTTCTGGATGATCGAGCCGGAGATGGCCTTCTGTGATCTTCAAGGCGATATGGACCTCGCCGAGGAGTTCACCAAGTATCTGGTGGACGACGCCCTGAACAACAGCGAGGGCGACCTCGACATCTTCGCCCGCTTTGTCGACAAAGGCCTGCTGGAACGTCTCAAGTTTGTCTCCGAGAAACCCTTCCAGCGCGTCTCCTACACCGAAGCCGTGGAAATCCTCGAGAAGAGCGGCAAGAAATTCGACTACAAAGTCGAGTGGGGCGTGAACCTGCAGTCCGAGCATGAGCGCTACCTCACCGAAGAGCATTTCAAGTGCCCGGTCACCGTTTACAACTACCCGAAAAGCGTCAAACCCTTCTACATGCGCACCAACGAGCCCGATGAGAAGGGCCGCGAAACCGTCACCGCCATGGACGTGCTCGTCCCCGGCATCGGCGAGATCATCGGCGGCGCCCAGCGTGAAGAACGCATGGACGTGCTGCAGGCCAACATGGCAGCTCACAACCTGTCCGAAGAAGACTACGGCTGGTATCTCGACCTGCGCAAATACGGCAGCTGCCCCCACGCCGGTTTCGGCATGGGCTTCGAGCGCATGCTGATGTTTGTCACCGGCATGAAGAACATCCGCGACGTCATCCCCTTCGCCCGGACCCCCGGCTCATGCGAATTCTAA
- a CDS encoding 2-hydroxyacid dehydrogenase → MKVAVFSTQPYDQQFLEAEGSSHEWVFFGNHLRAATVPLAEGCDAVCAFVNDDLSSDCLEKLHEHGIKLIALRCAGFNNVDLEKAKELGITVLRVPEYSPYAVAEHTLALLLALNRHIHKAYPRVRDGNFSLSGLMGFDLHGKTVGVIGVGKIGRVFCDLLCGFGVKILAYDPTVEVGTEKDGLEFASLDTIYAQSDVISLHCPLTPETHHLIDAESLAKCKDGLYLINTSRGGLVDADAAIQSLKSHKLGGLALDVYEEESGLFFEDFSDNVVDDDVLMRLTTFPNVLLTSHQAFFTREALTEIARVTNQNLDAYEQGQDYQGTEVS, encoded by the coding sequence ATGAAAGTCGCCGTTTTTTCCACCCAACCCTACGACCAACAATTCCTCGAAGCCGAAGGTTCTTCCCACGAGTGGGTGTTTTTTGGCAACCACCTGCGTGCGGCCACGGTGCCTCTTGCGGAAGGTTGCGATGCGGTCTGTGCTTTTGTGAATGATGATCTTTCCAGCGATTGTTTAGAGAAACTTCACGAGCACGGGATCAAGTTGATCGCGCTCCGCTGTGCCGGATTCAACAATGTCGACTTGGAAAAGGCGAAGGAGCTCGGCATCACCGTGCTGCGGGTGCCGGAGTATTCGCCCTACGCGGTGGCCGAGCACACCCTGGCGCTGCTGCTGGCGCTGAACCGTCACATCCACAAGGCGTATCCACGGGTGCGCGATGGGAACTTCTCCCTGAGCGGCCTGATGGGCTTTGACCTGCATGGCAAAACTGTCGGCGTGATTGGCGTGGGGAAAATTGGTCGCGTGTTCTGCGATCTGCTGTGCGGCTTCGGGGTGAAGATCCTCGCCTATGACCCGACGGTTGAAGTCGGCACCGAAAAAGACGGTCTCGAGTTTGCCTCGCTCGACACCATTTACGCGCAATCCGACGTCATCTCGCTGCACTGTCCGTTGACCCCGGAGACCCACCATCTGATCGATGCGGAGTCCTTGGCAAAATGTAAAGACGGCCTCTACCTGATCAATACCTCCCGCGGCGGCTTGGTCGATGCCGATGCCGCAATCCAATCGCTCAAGTCCCACAAACTCGGAGGCCTGGCACTTGATGTCTATGAAGAGGAGTCGGGTCTGTTTTTTGAGGACTTCTCAGACAACGTGGTCGACGACGATGTGCTCATGCGGCTCACCACCTTCCCCAATGTCCTGCTCACCTCGCATCAGGCCTTTTTCACCCGTGAGGCGCTCACCGAGATTGCACGGGTGACCAATCAGAACCTCGATGCCTACGAGCAGGGGCAAGACTATCAGGGGACGGAAGTCAGCTAG
- the rpmI gene encoding 50S ribosomal protein L35 — protein sequence MAKSKGTAKTRKAVAKRFKVTGTGKILRRKQGKRHILTKKNQKRKRNLGKAALVSDADIKNVKASLPFA from the coding sequence ATGGCCAAATCAAAAGGTACAGCAAAAACCCGGAAGGCCGTCGCCAAACGATTCAAGGTGACGGGCACAGGGAAGATTCTGCGCCGGAAGCAGGGCAAACGCCACATTCTTACTAAAAAGAACCAGAAGCGGAAACGCAACCTGGGTAAGGCAGCTCTCGTCTCCGACGCTGACATCAAGAATGTCAAAGCAAGTCTTCCTTTTGCCTAA
- the rplT gene encoding 50S ribosomal protein L20, with protein sequence MPRATNSPASRKRRKRVLKRAKGFRGFRSKLYKYAKDAVRKAQTYEYRDRKKRKGQFRRLWIQRISAGTRAQDLTYSRFIEGLKAASIEVDRKILADLAVHDIDTFNSIVAQAKAALDNKAPATA encoded by the coding sequence ATGCCAAGAGCAACCAATAGCCCAGCCAGCCGCAAGCGCCGGAAGCGCGTTCTTAAACGTGCCAAAGGTTTCCGCGGTTTCCGCTCCAAACTCTACAAGTATGCCAAGGACGCTGTCCGCAAAGCGCAGACTTATGAGTATCGCGACCGTAAGAAGCGTAAAGGCCAGTTCCGCCGCCTCTGGATCCAGCGTATCAGCGCAGGAACCCGTGCCCAGGACCTGACTTACTCCCGCTTCATCGAAGGCCTCAAAGCCGCCAGCATCGAAGTCGATCGCAAGATCCTTGCCGACCTCGCTGTGCACGACATCGATACCTTCAACAGTATCGTCGCGCAGGCCAAGGCAGCCCTCGATAACAAGGCGCCAGCGACCGCTTAA
- a CDS encoding Hsp20/alpha crystallin family protein — protein MINHYPINNRLFSELDRFVTEAFGQPERGASENQDYALAEYSEDVANNEGEGSEESTQKGWNLRLELPGYKKDEVRLSVDEEFLLITAETSDEERKFLGKIERRVRISDEVDTDNIDARLEDGILYLKIPRKVKAEPKQIVVN, from the coding sequence ATGATCAACCATTACCCAATCAATAATCGTTTATTCTCAGAACTCGACCGCTTTGTCACCGAAGCCTTTGGCCAACCGGAACGTGGAGCGAGCGAAAACCAGGATTACGCCTTGGCGGAATACTCTGAAGATGTGGCAAACAACGAAGGTGAAGGCTCCGAGGAATCGACCCAAAAAGGCTGGAATCTACGTCTCGAGCTGCCCGGCTATAAAAAAGACGAAGTTCGCCTGAGCGTGGACGAAGAGTTCCTTCTCATCACTGCGGAGACCTCGGATGAGGAACGCAAATTCCTAGGCAAAATCGAACGCCGGGTGCGCATTTCCGACGAGGTGGATACCGACAATATCGATGCCCGACTGGAAGACGGCATCCTTTATCTGAAAATTCCACGTAAGGTGAAAGCCGAGCCTAAACAAATCGTAGTCAACTAA